In Prosthecobacter fusiformis, the DNA window CAGGGCCGGGAGGAGATTTGGGAGTAGGGCGAGGGAAAGGAGAAGGAGGGAGCGGAGCATGGGGGTGGAAAACGATGGCAGGCAGGGGGCTGTTACAGACAAGATGAATTCGTTGTACAAGCTGTGTAAGGGCCAGTGTGGTTTGCAACAAAGCCCGGACGAGATCCATAGAGCCTGATCCAATCTTTCGATAACTCTATTGAGCGGCGTGATGCTACGAATTATTCCTGACCTCATACCACCCAAATACTTGCCGGACATTTAACGGTTGATAACGCCGAGGCCTGCTGTTCATGGGTAGTGTTTGCATTGAGAAAAGGGATCACTACCGACCATAATACCCTATGATAAACTTAGCGACTGTCTACCCAATGAACAACTGGCTACTGTGGCTGTATTTGCTTGAACAAGCGTATTGGTGGCTTTGGGTGATCCTCCTCACCGGTTGCTTCCTTGCTTTCTTCAAATCGCAACGGCGATTGGTCGGCTGGATCGGGTGGACCACGGCGGCTATCATTTTGGTTCCCTACTGCTTTTTGTTCAGAGAGGGAATCTCCGTTGGAATTTCCAGCCGGGAGGAGCTGAAATACATTATTGCTGTAGTTTTGCCTCCGCTTGTGTCCATCACCTTGATTTTCATTGGAAGACGCAAACTCTCCGCCCCCCAGACAGAATGAGTCAGTCTCGTGCTGTCGAATCCAGGCTCCTTGATTTCTAAGGGTGGGTGGGAAATAGTGGATGCGGCAGGAAAACCCACTATGAAACATACCGTCACTGATGCAGCGGTTCAGGAATATGCTGAGCGCCTCCGTAAAAGCGTACCACTGGGGAATTTATTCCCAGGGAAAATGTCCGATTGTGAATTCACACCGGAGCAACGGGAGGTCATTCGCAGTGCCAGGGTCGAAAGCAAAGCGATGAGCAAGATCATCCAGGGAGAGGCTACAAAAGAAATACCTCCGGTAACGATTGAACCGGTCAAGGCAGAGGCAAAAGAGAAGCCGCTCACCAAGTTGCGCAAGATGCTCTACTTGCAGGGAGGGCGCTGCTTTTTTTGCAGTCAGTTGTTGTTAGAAGAGGAGGCCAGCATTGAGCATCTGCTACCGATCTCCCTTGGAGGACAGCGAATTGAAAGCAATGAAGTTGTTTGCCACAAATCACTGAATGAAACTTTCGGGCATCTGGATTTGAAACGGAAAGTGGAATTTATT includes these proteins:
- a CDS encoding HNH endonuclease translates to MKHTVTDAAVQEYAERLRKSVPLGNLFPGKMSDCEFTPEQREVIRSARVESKAMSKIIQGEATKEIPPVTIEPVKAEAKEKPLTKLRKMLYLQGGRCFFCSQLLLEEEASIEHLLPISLGGQRIESNEVVCHKSLNETFGHLDLKRKVEFIIRSSGSLKCPKN